The genomic window TTTCCGAAACAGCAAACCGCTGATTTGCACACGCTTTGCGCAATGCTCAACGATGTGGATTGGCGCGAGCTTGGCTTTATGTGCGACGGACGATTTTTATTTTCACAACGCGCCTTAGAGCAGTGCCTTTTACCTGAAGCCTTCCGCCGAAGAAGATGATGCTTGGTCAAGTAGGCGAGCTTTTTCTCACATCCAATTCTTTTGCATTTGGAAAGCATGGCACACATGCTTTCTTTTTATTAGTTCCAAAGACCTTAAATCGTCTATTTCCTCTTTATTT from [Chlorobium] sp. 445 includes these protein-coding regions:
- a CDS encoding SAM-dependent methyltransferase, coding for FPKQQTADLHTLCAMLNDVDWRELGFMCDGRFLFSQRALEQCLLPEAFRRRR